In Zea mays cultivar B73 chromosome 7, Zm-B73-REFERENCE-NAM-5.0, whole genome shotgun sequence, the following proteins share a genomic window:
- the LOC100192101 gene encoding WAT1-related protein isoform X1 encodes MLEEYKPCAAMVVTQCIYAALALLSKAAFTGGMSPLVFVVYRQAVATIVLVPVVIAANRCARASKKMKEMTTGLGLTGFSLVFVASLVGATVNQCMYYQGVNLGSSSMATAMTNLIPAITFVMAASVGLERVEARRPRSLAKIFGTAVCVSGAMAMAFFKGPKLLGDGPNALQLLLHAGGGGRWVAGALFLVGSSSCWSLWLILQVPICKSYVEPLALSAWMCVLSTLQSALLVSFLLPDPSAWRIHSLFELSCCVFSGVFGSGVTFYLQSWCISVRGPLYSAMFNPLCTVITTVFAAAVLREELHVGSLLGAIAVIAGLYVVLWGKAGDANKGGVEPEHHSDDLEKTSSARSDPNSTAGVGSGIAEPLLAGGDPTEK; translated from the exons ATGCTGGAGGAGTACAAACCGTGTGCGGCCATGGTGGTGACGCAGTGCATCTACGCCGCTCTAGCGCTCTTGTCCAAGGCGGCGTTCACCGGCGGCATGAGCCCCCTGGTGTTCGTCGTCTACAGGCAGGCCGTCGCCACCATTGTACTCGTCCCCGTCGTCATCGCGGCCAACAGGTGCGCGCGCGCGTC GAAGAAGATGAAGGAGATGACGACGGGCCTTGGACTGACGGGCTTCTCGCTGGTCTTCGTCGCCTCCCTTGTCGG GGCAACGGTGAACCAGTGCATGTACTACCAAGGGGTGAATCTGGGCTCGTCGTCGATGGCAACGGCCATGACCAACTTGATCCCcgccatcaccttcgtcatggcgGCATCAGTCGG CCTAGAGAGGGTGGAGGCCAGGAGGCCGAGGAGCCTGGCCAAGATCTTCGGCACGGCCGTCTGCGTGAGCGGCGCCATGGCCATGGCTTTCTTCAAGGGCCCGAAGCTGCTCGGCGACGGCCCGAACGCTCTCCAGCTCCTCCTCCAcgcgggcggcggcggcaggtGGGTGGCCGGCGCGCTCTTCCTCGTGGGCAGCAGCTCCTGCTGGTCGCTCTGGCTCATCCTGCAGGTGCCCATCTGCAAGTCGTACGTGGAGCCGCTGGCTCTGTCGGCGTGGATGTGCGTCCTGTCCACGCTCCAGTCCGCGCTGCTCGTCTCCTTCCTCCTGCCGGACCCCAGCGCCTGGAGGATCCACTCGCTCTTCGAGCTCTCCTGCTGCGTCTTCTCG GGCGTGTTCGGGTCCGGCGTCACGTTCTACCTGCAGTCGTGGTGCATCTCCGTGAGGGGCCCGCTCTACTCCGCCATGTTCAACCCGCTCTGCACCGTGATCACCACCGTgttcgccgccgccgtcctccgCGAAGAGCTGCACGTCGGCAG CTTGCTGGGCGCGATCGCCGTCATCGCGGGGCTGTACGTGGTGCTGTGGGGCAAAGCGGGCGACGCCAACAAGGGCGGGGTGGAGCCAGAGCACCACTCGGACGATCTGGAGAAGACGTCATCAGCGCGGTCGGATCCCAATTCGACGGCCGGCGTCGGCAGTGGCATCGCCGAGCCCCTCCTGGCGGGCGGCGATCCAACGGAGAAGTAG
- the LOC100192101 gene encoding WAT1-related protein: MLEEYKPCAAMVVTQCIYAALALLSKAAFTGGMSPLVFVVYRQAVATIVLVPVVIAANRKKMKEMTTGLGLTGFSLVFVASLVGATVNQCMYYQGVNLGSSSMATAMTNLIPAITFVMAASVGLERVEARRPRSLAKIFGTAVCVSGAMAMAFFKGPKLLGDGPNALQLLLHAGGGGRWVAGALFLVGSSSCWSLWLILQVPICKSYVEPLALSAWMCVLSTLQSALLVSFLLPDPSAWRIHSLFELSCCVFSGVFGSGVTFYLQSWCISVRGPLYSAMFNPLCTVITTVFAAAVLREELHVGSLLGAIAVIAGLYVVLWGKAGDANKGGVEPEHHSDDLEKTSSARSDPNSTAGVGSGIAEPLLAGGDPTEK, encoded by the exons ATGCTGGAGGAGTACAAACCGTGTGCGGCCATGGTGGTGACGCAGTGCATCTACGCCGCTCTAGCGCTCTTGTCCAAGGCGGCGTTCACCGGCGGCATGAGCCCCCTGGTGTTCGTCGTCTACAGGCAGGCCGTCGCCACCATTGTACTCGTCCCCGTCGTCATCGCGGCCAACAG GAAGAAGATGAAGGAGATGACGACGGGCCTTGGACTGACGGGCTTCTCGCTGGTCTTCGTCGCCTCCCTTGTCGG GGCAACGGTGAACCAGTGCATGTACTACCAAGGGGTGAATCTGGGCTCGTCGTCGATGGCAACGGCCATGACCAACTTGATCCCcgccatcaccttcgtcatggcgGCATCAGTCGG CCTAGAGAGGGTGGAGGCCAGGAGGCCGAGGAGCCTGGCCAAGATCTTCGGCACGGCCGTCTGCGTGAGCGGCGCCATGGCCATGGCTTTCTTCAAGGGCCCGAAGCTGCTCGGCGACGGCCCGAACGCTCTCCAGCTCCTCCTCCAcgcgggcggcggcggcaggtGGGTGGCCGGCGCGCTCTTCCTCGTGGGCAGCAGCTCCTGCTGGTCGCTCTGGCTCATCCTGCAGGTGCCCATCTGCAAGTCGTACGTGGAGCCGCTGGCTCTGTCGGCGTGGATGTGCGTCCTGTCCACGCTCCAGTCCGCGCTGCTCGTCTCCTTCCTCCTGCCGGACCCCAGCGCCTGGAGGATCCACTCGCTCTTCGAGCTCTCCTGCTGCGTCTTCTCG GGCGTGTTCGGGTCCGGCGTCACGTTCTACCTGCAGTCGTGGTGCATCTCCGTGAGGGGCCCGCTCTACTCCGCCATGTTCAACCCGCTCTGCACCGTGATCACCACCGTgttcgccgccgccgtcctccgCGAAGAGCTGCACGTCGGCAG CTTGCTGGGCGCGATCGCCGTCATCGCGGGGCTGTACGTGGTGCTGTGGGGCAAAGCGGGCGACGCCAACAAGGGCGGGGTGGAGCCAGAGCACCACTCGGACGATCTGGAGAAGACGTCATCAGCGCGGTCGGATCCCAATTCGACGGCCGGCGTCGGCAGTGGCATCGCCGAGCCCCTCCTGGCGGGCGGCGATCCAACGGAGAAGTAG
- the LOC542154 gene encoding glossy 1 (The RefSeq protein has 2 substitutions compared to this genomic sequence), producing the protein MGAALLASWPWDNLGLYKYVLYGPLVGKAVASRAWEAASPDRWILLLLLLFGLRALTYQLWSSFSNMLFATRRRRVVRDGVDFDQIDKEWDWDNFLILHALMAAAALCAFPSLRHLPAWDGRGFAVALVAHAAATEPLSYLAHRALHGSSGRLYARYHSLHHSSRVPQPFTAGLATPLEHVALGALMSLPLAAARAAGCASVALAFAYVLAFDSLRAMGHCNVEVVPASLFRAIPALRYVLYTPTYHAIHHTKKEANFCLFMPLFDLLGGTIDRRSWDMQRKMSAGVDEVPDFVFLAHVVDVMQSLHVPFVMRTFASTPFSVQLFLLPMWPFAFLVMLAMWVWSKTFVISCYNLRGRLHQIWAVPRYGFQYFLPFAKDGINRQIELAILRADKMGVKVLSLAALNKNEALNGGGTLFVNKHPDLRVRVVHGNTLTAAVILNEIPKGTAEVFLTGATSKLGRAIALYLCKKRVRVMMMTLSTERFQKIQKEAPAEFQQYLVQVTKYRSAQHCRTWIVGKWLSPREQRWAPPGTHFHQFVVPPIIGFRRDCTYGKLAAMRLPKDVRGLGACEYSLERGLVHACHAGGVVHFLEGYTHHEVGAIDVDRIDVVWEAALKHGLRPA; encoded by the exons ATGGGTGCCGCGCTCTTGGCTTCTTGGCCATGGGACAACCTCGGCTTctacaag TACGTCCTGTACGGGCCGCTGGTGGGCAAGGCGGTGGCGTCACGGGCGTGGGAGGCGGCGAGCCCCGACCGCTGGAtcctcctcctgctcctcctctTCGGCCTCCGCGCGCTCACCTACCAGCTCTGGAGCTCCTTCAGCAACATGCTCTTCGCCACACGCCGGCGCCGCGTCGTCCGCGACGGCGTCGACTTCGACCAGATCGACAAGGAGTGGGACTG GGACAACTTCCTGATCCTGCACGCCCTGATGGCGGCCGCGGCGCTGTGCGCGTTCCCGTCGCTGCGGCATCTCCCGGCGTGGGACGGCCGGGGGTTCGCCGTCGCGCTCGTCGCCCACGCGGCGGCCACCGAGCCCCTCTCCTACCTGGCGCACAGGGCGCTCCACGGCAGCAGCGGCCGCCTCTACGCGCGCTACCACTCGCTGCACCACTCCAGCAGGGTGCCGCAGCCGTTCACGGCGGGGCTGGCCACGCCGCTGGAGCACGTGGCGCTGGGCGCGCTCATGTCGCTGCCCCTCGCGGCCGCGCGCGCCGCCGGGTGCGCCTCCGTCGCGCTCGCCTTCGCCTACGTGCTCGCCTTCGACTCCCTCCGCGCCATGGGCCACTGCAACGTCGAGGTCGTCCCGGCCTCGCTCTTCCGGGCCATCCCGGCCCTCAGATACGTTCTCTACACCCCGAC GTACCACGCGATTCACCACACCAAGAAGGAGGCCAACTTCTGTCTCTTCATGCCGCTGTTCGATCTGCTGGGTGGCACAATCGACCGACGCTCGTGGGACATGCAGAGGAAGATGAGCGCAG GTGTGGACGAGGTGCCGGACTTCGTGTTCCTGGCGCACGTGGTGGACGTGATGCAGTCGCTGCACGTGCCCTTCGTCATGCGGACCTTCGCCTCCACGCCCTTCTCCGTGCAGCTCTTCCTGCTGCCCATGTGGCCCTTCGCCTTCCTCGTCATGCTCGCCATGTGGGTCTGGTCCAAGACCTTCGTCATCTCCTGCTACAACCTCCGCGGACGGCTGCACCAGATCTGGGCCGTCCCCAGATACGGCTTCCAG TACTTCTTGCCGTTTGCCAAGGACGGCATCAACAGACAGATCGAACTGGCCATCCTCAGGGCCGACAAGATGGGCGTCAAGGTCCTCAGCCTTGCAGCCCTGAACAAG AACGAGGCGCTCAACGGCGGCGGCACGTTGTTCGTGAACAAGCACCCTGACCTGCGCGTGCGCGTCGTCCACGGCAACACGCTGACGGCGGCGGTGATCCTGAACGAGATCCCCAAGGGCACGGCGGAGGTGTTCCTGACGGGCGCCACGTCCAAGCTCGGCAGGGCCATCGCGCTGTACCTGTGCAAGAAGAGGGTCCGCGTCATG ATGATGACGCTGTCGACGGAGCGGTTCCAGAAGATCCAGAAGGAGGCGCCGGCGGAGTTCCAGCAGTACCTGGTGCAGGTGACCAAGTACCGGTCCGCGCAGCACTGCAGGACGTGGATCGTCGGCAAGTGGCTGTCGCCGCGGGAGCAGCGGTGGGCGCCGCCGGGCACGCACTTCCACCAGTTCGTCGTGCCGCCCATCATCGGCTTCCGCCGGGACTGCACCTACGGCAAGCTCGCCGCCATGCGGCTGCCCAAGGACGTGCGGGGCCTCGGCGCCTGCGAGTACTCGCTGGAGCGCGGGGTGGTGCACGCGTGCCACGCCGGCGGGGTCGTCCACTTcctcgagggctacacgcaccacGAGGTGGGCGCCATCGACGTCGACCGCATCGACGTCGTCTGGGAGGCCGCGCTCAAGCACGGCCTCCGCCCCGCGTGA
- the LOC100276975 gene encoding transcription factor UPBEAT1 — protein MRRKAVFAVGKKKKNGGTAAALRTGRRPFQHMALARLRELKKIVPDAQDAADVDVLLRRTADYICALELKLTVLRRVSAIYGV, from the coding sequence ATGAGAAGGAAAGCCGTGTTCGcggtggggaagaagaagaagaacggaGGCACGGCGGCGGCGTTGCGGACGGGCAGGAGGCCGTTCCAGCATATGGCTCTGGCACGGCTCAGGGAGCTCAAGAAGATCGTCCCTGACGCCCaggacgccgccgacgtggacgtGCTGCTCCGCCGGACGGCCGACTACATCTGCGCCCTCGAGCTCAAGCTGACCGTCCTGCGGAGGGTATCAGCCATCTACGGGGTGTGA